TAAACCTCCCTGGCTGCTGGCTTCTGGGGTGCCCCCTCGGCCTCCAGGAGCAGGGTGTGAGTGGAGGTGACCGTGAGGGAGGGCTTGGGACCCGAGGGCCCTGCTGTGCAGCTGTTGCCCCTCCTATGCTCTAGAATAACGTCCTGGTTAAGGGCATCGGCTCTGAGCCTGGGTTCAGGTCCTAGCTCCCCACtcactacctgtgtgaccttgggtaagtcacttcatttcttcatgcctcagtttccccaataaTAAAATGGGTGGTGGGAAGGATTGGGTGTATCGATTCTGTAAGGTGCTACATAATGCCAGACACATGGTAAGCCCTAgtagctgttgttattattattttcatcatcatcacctcatgtcttctgcccaaGGTGGGGGACCCTGCCTTGGCCTCTGTTTCCCCACTCACGGCCCCTCCCGTGGACTATGTCACCCAAAGCCCACAAGCCGTGCCCAGGTCCATCTGTCTCAGCCCAGGCTTCTCTGTGTCCCCATGGCTATCCCTCCATCCCTGATCCCTAGCGTCCTCATGTCTGTCCATGCGTCCCATGTCTGACTGCGGTACTTTTCCATTGCTGGCCACCAGCCGGCTGTCCCTGGGGTAGGGGTCACACCTGCCCACGCCAGCCGAGCCGGTGGCCACCAGACACCCTGACAGAtggccccaccctcccccccaggACCCTACAACAACACCCGCCCCTCTGGCCACCTGAGGTCCCCACTGGGGCGGCCTGAGGCCTGAGCCTGGGGACAGGAAgccccaggcctggctgccctGAAAGCCTCTTTCAGCCTGGGCCTCCTCCCGCTGCCACCGACTCCTCCTGCGGAATAATATTTGGGCTGttggccggggggcgggggccaGATCCGGAGGCCGCCTGGGAGAAGCCAGAAACCGCAGGGCTTCCTGCCTCGGGCCGGCATGACTCTGGGAGAGACCCCCAGGCCCGAGGGAGGGGGGTGGGCACCCAGGGAGACTGAGGGCCTTTCTCTTGACACCAGTTGTTTTTTCCAGGAACCGGGAGGAATTCCCCAGCCTGCCCAGGACAGCAAGGCTGGTGGGACGGCTGACTGGGAGCCAGCACggcagggggcggggtgggggtgacaCGCAGCCGGCAGGGCGGGCACGGTGACAGAACTAGAGGGCCTGGCCTGCGAGGTGGCAGGTAGAGGCGGAAACTCCGggagctgggagagagagagcggaggtggaggagagaggcaAGAGAGCCAAAGGAGCGGGGGGGGGAGGCAGACCCCAAGAGAGGAAGACCCAGAGCCcccaagggaaggagggagccacccagaggcccagagagagacagaggacgGAGTCGAAGCAACGGAGAGGCTGAAGAGAGAGAGCAAAGCAAAGCATATGAaagacagaggcacagaggatGAGCGAGCATTTTCCCATAAACCAAGGGACAGAGATAAAGGCACACAGAGAGAGGTAGGGACATAGATGACACTAAGAACCGGAGAAAGATGGACACACAGGAACTGGGAGAAacacctctccccctccccagctccttctctccgtctgtctgtctctcacacaaacacacacacaggcgcgCGCATAAAGAGACAGCCTTTTGGTCTTTGAATGACTGCCTGACTAAATGAATAAGTGGCTCGAGAGCCAACGACCAAGTCAGACAAACGCAAACTAAGGAAAACACACCTGCTCCAGCGTGGCAGACGACCTTGGCCCAGTCCCTTCCCATTCTGGGTCTCTGTTTCCACCCTGTGAAATGGAGGGCGCGAGGAACACAGTTGTGGTTCACAGAGCCATCCCTTGGAACATCTGAGCCACCGACACCAGACTCAGAGCCCGGGCAGAGACCTGGAGGAACAGAAATACCCAAACCCAGAGGCTCCCAGAAGCCCCCAGCCCCCGAAGGAGGGCCCAGCTCCTTTCCCACACGCCTGCACGTGAAAGAGACAAGACACACCCGGGCCAGTcaacacacgctcacacacagcCACGGCCGTCACAGGCACACAGCAAAGACAGGCATAATACACAAACACGGACatactttaaagaaaaactacaggCGCGCGCTGGTTCCCAGACATACACATGAAGCACAAAATGACCCACGACGCCGATGTAGTCACACGTAGACTCTTTAAGGCAGCAGGTATGTAGACAAATGGACATACGGGACACATATCCAACAGAGGGAGACCCAGAGGGTCCCAGGGATAGGTGTATAAGAGAACCACACGCACAAAACAATAAAGGAAACACGCACACGAGTCTGATATCCCGAGACACCGACAGTAAGCACATACCCAGGGGAGGAACAGACATACAAACTCAGACAGTTGAGGGATACAAACAATAGAGAACGCCCTGCAGCAGACCACAGGGACCTCAGTGGCCGTAGTGATGCGACCCACAGAAGCACaggtgcacgcacacacacacgtgcaaacGAATAAAGTAACGCACACCCTGTCTCCTTCAATTAGCACCCCGTTtgtcccttctcctcctccctagCTTAACCAAAAATCGAGCGGCCCCTGGGCTCCCTGAACCTCGGCGCTGGAGGCATGTGTCTGGAGAGTGGGGGTAGGGAGATGGCCTTGGTCACGGCATAGCCACAGCCAcctcctcctgctgccctggCCCCACTGCTGCAGGGGCTGCTATCTGTGAGCAAACTGTCCTTGGGGTCAGGGACAGCAAAGAGCCAAAGGTCAGGTCGAtgcctcccccagcccttcccccagGGGCGGCCAGCTCttgggggcaggaaggagaggggacAGGGGACAGCAATTCAGGTGTTCAAGCCTCACAGGGCCCACTCGCCAAGGAAAAGAGACATTCAGTAAGAGGCAGAAATGGTGCCTTTAATGGTCAAACACAGCCAGTATCCCGCTTCCCAGGCAAGAACCAGACTTCAGTAGAAATTCCCCACACCCTAACCAGTCCTTTCTGGTTTCTCCTGGACCGGAGCAGGGGATGGGCTCCAGAAAAAAAACCAAGGAGTATCCTCATCTCCATCCGCCGCTCAACTCACACCAGAGACTGTGACGGCACGGCCAACACAGGGGCTGTTGGTGGCCATCACGATACACAGTGGTACGCTGGTTACGCCAGCCAGTCAAGATGGTGGCCATCACAGCGCCCAGTGGGCCCACGTCACCGTCACATCCAAAGGATCAGCCACGGGGATGTGCACCACGGCGCCCAAAGGGCCCACCAAGATGTCATCCCAGATGGTGGCCAGCAGAATACCCAACAGGTCAACCAATAACATCAATCAACATGGCAGTCTTCCCAGTACTCAGCGGGCCCACCAAGATGTCAAAGGCAGTTATCACAGTAGCCAGTGGATCAACACGGTGCCCACAGAGacggaagccaccgcagtgagtaACGGACCAGCCAAGATGTTAACTGACAGGACAAGCCAAGTGTCCCCGGGAGGATCAGGCCGCAGGTGCCTGACGGTGTGAGCTACAGCCATGCCCCACCCACCACGCTCCCACCCCCCCGCTAGGACGCATTAAGCAGAGAGCGGGAATAGAGGCCCTGGTAGTAGATCCCAGGCTCCCCACCCTCCGCCCCGTAGCCCCCAAATCCCGCGTCCAGTTTGGGAGGAGCTGGCGTCTGTTCCGACATCAGGTTGTTGATGGAGAAAGGGTGGTTGAAGTTGTAGGGTGCATCCAGCTTCAGCTCCCCTGGGAGCTCCAGGCCAGTGAAATAGGGTGTGGAGGAAGGGGGCGAACCACAGTCCAGAGTCCCCACGTCTtccccaccctgggcctcagGTTCGGGGGCTGGCGGCTGGGCCTGCGGCGGAGAGGCGACTGTGGCAGCGGGGGTGGTGGTCGAGGAGGCTGACCCCGCACTGTTCCTGGAGGCAGAGGTCCCGCCGCCCCCTTTCTTCACCTTCTCCTCCAGCTTGAAGCGCTTCTGGCGGCGCAGGTAGCAGCCATTCTCAAACATGTTACCTGAGCTGGGGTGCAGGGCCCAGTAGGAACCCTTGCCCGGCTTGTCTGGAGAGCGCGCCACCTTGACGAAGCAGTCGTTGAAAGAGAGCGAGTGGCGGATGGAATTCTGCCAGCGTTGTTGGTTCTCCCGGTAGTAGGGGAAGAGGTCCATGATCCACTGGTAGATCTCGCTCAGGGTCAGCATCTTGCCCGGCGCCTGCTGGATGGCCATGGTGATGAGCGAGATGTAGGAATATGGCGGCTTGGCATGTGCCAAGGGCCGCCGGTACCCTTTCGGCATCTCCTTCCCGTGCACCAGCCCCGGTCCCGGGCCCCCGTACCCTGagctgctgccgccaccaccgCTGGCACCCAGGCCTGGGAAGGTGGGCCCCAGGGGTGCTGTGGGCGCTGGGGGCGCCAGGGGTCCAGTGGGCAGTGGGGAGGCAGGGAGCCCCCCCGGGGGGTAGGGAGAGCTcagagggttcagggtcatgtaGGAGTTGAGGGGGGCCATGGTGGGTACTGGGGTCACCGGAGAGTAGACCTAtcgggaaagaaagagaaacggCGAGCGGTGAGTCTCTACTCTGTTGGTAAGCAAAGGGTCACTGGACCCATTGtgtgtccatctgtctgtctgtcttgccTCCTCTGTAAACAGCTGTCTGttgaagtctctctctctcccccctcctcatGCACCTCCCTCCCTGACCCCATCCCCCCACGCTCCCAAATACTGAAGCTCACGCTTTaagtggttctcagagtgtggtccagGACACCCTGGGGAGTCTCCAAGACTTTTTTGGGGTATCCgtgaggtcaaaactattttcatataaCGAAAGATATAAGATATGACTAGCCCTTTTCACTCTCTTTCCCTCATGAGCGTACAGTAGAGTTTTCCAGAGGCCACATGACAGGTGATATAGCAATAGACCAAATGTAGAAGCAGCTAGGAAAATGCAGCTGTCTTCTACTGAACCAGACACTAAAGAGATCTGCAAAAATGTAACTGTGCCACTCCTCTCACTAAATGTTttgaaatagttattttaataaaaatacattgcTTATACTAACACattgttgctatttttaaatgaattaatgcctATTTTTAAGACACctcagttttaattttgaatGCTGTTAACAATCAATATAACCCCGATCAATAAAAACTGTTTGGGGTCCTCGATAATTTTgagtctggacttccctggtggtgcagtggttaagaatctgcctgctaatgcaggggacacgggttcgagccctggtctgggaagatcccacgtgccgcagagcagctaagctcatgcgtcacaactactgagcctgcgttctagaggccgcgagccacaactaccgagcccatgcactgcaactactgaagcccgtgctccgcaacaaaagaagccacagcaaggagaagcccacgtgctgcaacgaagagtagcccccacttgccgcaactagagaaagcccgtgctcagcaatgaagacccaacgcaggcaaaataataactttaagagtgtaaagaggtcctgagacaaaaaaaaaaaaatcaagaactgTTGATTTATCTAATAATagaatctatatatatttttttaatgtggaccatttttaaagcctttattgaatttcttacaatattgcttctgttttatgttttggtgttttggttgcgaggcatgtgggatctcagctcccccgccagggatcgaacccgcacccgcTGCAtcggaaggcgaagtcttaaccactggaccgccagggaagtccctatatgtgTACTCTCTGTCCATCTAGCCATCATCTTTTAGGTTATACAGTTACAGTTTTTATGGGtcaaaagcatttgaaaatcagAACTCACATATTTCTACCTAATATATGTCATCTGTTTATTATATATCATCAAATCTAAGACATCACTTCGTAAGCTGCAGTATTATTTTAAGTATCAataagaatgggaaaaaacactATCAATTATAATCCCGAGACACCATTGACTGAAAAACCCATTCCATTTTCAGATATGTTCAAATGGGGGGAAAATGTGCCTCTTAGCTCAGTGAAATACAGTAGACATTGCTATGTCTTTGTAAGTAACTATCTAGTCTCTCAATTATTCAATATTTCTTGGCCTACTCTGTGCCGGCACTGCTCCATCCAGGCACTTCAGAGCAAATGTCTGCTTTCATCTTTACAACCACACTGTGGGGGAGGCACTATCATgacacccattttacagctgggcaagctgaggatcagagaggttgtCCAGGGGTCACACgacaaggaaggaaaagaacgGGGAttgtgaacccaggcagtctggctccagatcGGTGTTCTGGATCAAGCTATAAAAGCAGTGACCAAGGCAGGCGGAAATGCCTGCCCTTAGGGAGCTGTCAGTCTAGCAGGAAGTGAACAAGATAAGCAAGGAAAATAGGAAGCACAGTGGACGGTGATTTCTTTCTGTGCGCGTTTACACCTTTCATCCCCTGCCTTCCATCCTTTCTCTCTCAATCTTCCATCTGCCTGTCTGCCCCGCTCCCTCCCCCTGAGGGAGGGTGGTCTCATGGCACTGGGGGGGTGGTGCTATAGCTCTGGTGGGAGCCACCTCTGCTATGAATCCGTGTGTCCCATCTCATTCCCGTGTCACTTAAGTGTCTGCACGTCCAAAGGtccagagagaaaagggaaatgccAGGGTCACTCAGGGAGTCAGGGCCAGGTGGTAACCAACCCAGGTCTGTGTTCTAGTAGAGAaactctcccctctctctttcacATGACTGTCCAGGTAGTTCTTTCCTCCTATGTCTCTGAATCTCCCTGTGGCTCTGTGTGTATCTGTCCATCTCCTTCCCTGTCTCAGTACCTCTATACGccttccctcaccccctccccacgcctgtctctctcccctccccatgctccctccctttatccctccctgtctctctctctctcctcgcctttctctccctcatctccccaccccacgctactctgcctttctttccttgtgactCTCCCATACCCCGtatctctctctctacctctgtCCCCCCCTCATCTCTCACATCTCTTTTCCCCTGCCTTGgcactctctctctgtctctctctacccCACTCCTCTCCCACCCTGTTATTTCTTTCCCCTTCAGCACGTCTTTGCATCTCTCTGCCCCTTGCTGAACACCACCGTCTCCCCAGAAGTCTCACATTGAAATTGGAGCCACAgctactcccctcccccaagcactggtctccccccaccaccccccaccaccccccaccccgccccgggtTGGCTGGCTCTCGTCCCTTCCTAAGAGTAAGGGAAGAGGGTCCTTCAGAGAAAGGGGAGAAGGTGATGGACTCAGGGGGATCC
Above is a genomic segment from Kogia breviceps isolate mKogBre1 chromosome 18, mKogBre1 haplotype 1, whole genome shotgun sequence containing:
- the FOXA3 gene encoding hepatocyte nuclear factor 3-gamma, which translates into the protein MAPLNSYMTLNPLSSPYPPGGLPASPLPTGPLAPPAPTAPLGPTFPGLGASGGGGSSSGYGGPGPGLVHGKEMPKGYRRPLAHAKPPYSYISLITMAIQQAPGKMLTLSEIYQWIMDLFPYYRENQQRWQNSIRHSLSFNDCFVKVARSPDKPGKGSYWALHPSSGNMFENGCYLRRQKRFKLEEKVKKGGGGTSASRNSAGSASSTTTPAATVASPPQAQPPAPEPEAQGGEDVGTLDCGSPPSSTPYFTGLELPGELKLDAPYNFNHPFSINNLMSEQTPAPPKLDAGFGGYGAEGGEPGIYYQGLYSRSLLNAS